The following coding sequences are from one Diabrotica virgifera virgifera chromosome 2, PGI_DIABVI_V3a window:
- the LOC126880636 gene encoding ras-related C3 botulinum toxin substrate 1 has product MSSGRPIKCVVVGDGTVGKTCMLISYTTDSFPGEYVPTVFDNYSAPMVVDGISVSLGLWDTAGQEDYDRLRPLSYPQTDVFLICFSVASPSSFENVTSKWYPEIKHHCPDAPMILVGTKIDLRDDRETLNSLADQGLSPIKREQGQKLANKVRAVKYMECSALTQRGLKQVFDEAVRAVLRPEPQKRRQRKCLVM; this is encoded by the exons ATGTCATCAGGCCGGCCCATTAAATGTGTAGTAGTCGGAGATGGAACCGTTGGAAAAACCTGCATGCTCATATCTTATACAACAGACAGTTTTCCAGGAGAATATGTACCCACTGT gTTTGACAATTATTCCGCCCCAATGGTAGTAGATGGAATTTCAGTTAGCTTAGGACTTTGGGACACAGCGGGACAAGAAGACTATGATAGATTACGCCCTTTATCTTATCCCCAAACAGATGTCTTTTTGATATGTTTTAGTGTAGCCTCTCCTTCATCATTTGAAAATGTTACCTCTAAGTGGTACCCAGAAATTAAACATCACTGTCCAGATGCACCTATGATATTAGTTG GTACGAAAATAGATTTAAGAGACGATAGGGAAACCCTAAACTCCCTTGCAGATCAGGGTCTGAGTCCCATAAAACGAGAACAAGGTCAAAAGTTGGCGAATAAAGTCAGAGCTGTCAAATATATGGAATGTTCAGCTTTAACTCAAAGGGGTCTCAAACAAGTCTTCGATGAAGCTGTAAGAGCAGTGCTACGACCTGAACCACAAAAAAGGCGCCAACgcaaatgtttggttatgtaa